The proteins below come from a single Hemibagrus wyckioides isolate EC202008001 linkage group LG22, SWU_Hwy_1.0, whole genome shotgun sequence genomic window:
- the neff1 gene encoding low molecular weight neuronal intermediate filament: MSYHSDVYSTSSYRKFFGDSSRVSAPPLRSSAGYRVYGGSVRSRVSPGFASSAPDADLAHMAASTTELKIVRTNEKEQLQGLNDRFAAFIERVRELEQQNRALEAEAESLRRSLGSEPARLRDLYERELRELRERADQLERDRSRAQLENAHLGDAFARVQEKLREESRLRDEAERELQRCRKEAEDGALHQLELQKRVESLLHEIDFARKVHDEEVRELQASLQASQVSVEMDLSKPDLTVALKDIRSQYEILSSRNQQQAEDWYRSKFANVTEVTARDSDAIKLTRDELSACRRQVQARALEIEALRNHNEALERQLAEMEDRHSTEIGELQETIAQLDDALHSTKSEMSRHLREYQDLLNVKMALDIEIAAYRKLLEGEECRLGNVGVTSIQPAYTTVSYTAARTYTLGAYRRGIAKPESEEEEDKKEEEEGEVEEEGGEGGEEKEAAEEEGEEEGGEEEAAEEEGDEEGGEEEAAEEEGDEEGGEEEAAEAKVGEEEEEEKEEKEEEKEEEGGEDEEEGGDEGEEADQEDQGKEEEVVKEKKEEKEEKKEKKEPEEEKKDKEMEKEKEKKSEDKGEAKAESKPESKPEGKPEGKAESKPESKPEGKAESKPESKPEGKAESKPESKPEGKTEGKTEGKTEKTESNKGDK, translated from the exons ATGAGTTACCATAGCGACGTCTACTCCACCAGCTCCTACCGGAAGTTCTTCGGGGACTCCTCTCGGGTGTCCGCTCCTCCGCTTCGGTCCTCGGCGGGTTACCGGGTGTATGGAGGCAGTGTCCGGAGCCGGGTGTCGCCCGGATTCGCCTCCTCGGCGCCGGACGCCGATCTCGCGCACATGGCTGCGTCGACCACCGAGCTGAAGATCGTGCGCACCAACGAGAAGGAGCAGCTGCAGGGCCTCAACGACCGCTTCGCCGCCTTCATCGAGCGCGTGCGCGAGCTCGAGCAGCAGAACCGCGCGCTCGAGGCCGAGGCCGAGTCTCTGCGCCGCAGCCTGGGCTCCGAGCCCGCGCGCCTGCGCGACCTCTACGAGCGCGAGCTGCGCGAGCTGCGAGAGCGCGCCGACCAGCTGGAGCGCGACCGGAGCCGCGCGCAGCTCGAGAACGCGCACCTCGGCGACGCGTTCGCACGCGTCCAAGAGAAACTGCGCGAGGAGAGCCGCCTGCGCGACGAGGCCGAGAGAGAGCTGCAGCGATGCCGCAAGGAGGCGGAGGACGGGGCGCTGCACCAGCTCGAGCTCCAGAAGAGGGTGGAGTCTCTGCTGCACGAGATCGACTTCGCGCGGAAAGTGCACGATGAAGAAGTGCGCGAGCTGCAAGCGTCACTACAAGCCTCCCAG gtgTCCGTGGAGATGGATTTGAGTAAACCGGATCTCACAGTGGCCCTGAAGGACATCCGGTCGCAGTACGAGATTCTGTCCTCGCGGAACCAGCAGCAGGCAGAGGACTGGTACCGCTCCAAGTTCGCCAACGTGACCGAGGTGACTGCACGCGACAGCGACGCCATCAAACTGACCAGAGACGAGCTGAGCGCATGCCGGCGCCAGGTTCAGGCACGTGCACTGGAGATTGAAGCGCTACGCAATCACAACGAGGCACTCGAGCGGCAGCTGGCTGAGATGGAGGATCGCCACAGCACTGAGATCGGAGAGCTGCAG GAGACGATCGCTCAGCTAGATGACGCTCTGCACAGCACTAAAAGTGAAATGTCCCGTCACCTGCGCGAGTATCAGGACCTGCTGAATGTCAAGATGGCTCTGGACATCGAGATCGCCGCCTACAG GAAGTTGCTGGAGGGAGAAGAGTGCCGTCTGGGCAATGTGGGCGTGACCTCGATCCAGCCCGCCTACACTACCGTTTCCTATACGGCAGCTCGCACATACACCCTGGGTGCCTACAGGAGGGGCATAGCCAAACCTGAgagtgaggaggaagaggacaagaaggaagaggaggaaggagaagtggaagaagaaggaggagagggaggagaggaaaaagaagcagctgaagaagaaggagaagaagagggaggagaagaagaagcagctgaagaagaaggagatgaagagggaggagaagaagaagcagctgaagaagaaggagatgaagagggaggagaagaagaagcagctgaAGCGAAAgtaggagaggaagaggaagaagaaaaggaagagaaggaggaagagaaggaggaggagggaggagaggatgaagaagaaggaggagatgaaggagaGGAGGCAGATCAAGAAGACCAGGGTAAGGAAGAGGAGGTGGTgaaggaaaagaaggaggagaaggaagagaagaaagagaagaaggagccagaagaagagaagaaggataaggagatggagaaagaaaaagagaagaagagtgAAGACAAAGGGGAGGCTAAGGCCGAGAGCAAACCTGAGAGCAAACCCGAGGGCAAACCCGAGGGCAAGGCTGAGAGCAAACCCGAGAGCAAACCCGAGGGCAAGGCTGAGAGCAAACCCGAGAGCAAACCCGAGGGCAAGGCTGAGAGCAAACCCGAGAGCAAACCCGAGGGCAAGACCGAGGGCAAGACCGAGGGCAAGACTGAGAAAACCGAAAGTAATAAAGGAGACAAGTAA